Proteins encoded in a region of the Salvelinus sp. IW2-2015 unplaced genomic scaffold, ASM291031v2 Un_scaffold2728, whole genome shotgun sequence genome:
- the LOC139025457 gene encoding stabilin-1-like produces MLFIDYSSEFNTIVLSMLFIKLEALGLNPTLCNWVLDFLMGRPQLVTHASNSIIEFADHTTVVGLITNNDETVYSEEGLVLLGGKPLQITNIMASNGVIHMIDGLLVPPSIVPILPKRCDVTENKIIVGPCVRCSYLYESHCPKGSIELQSHMKDCDYEAFPFNPTLNKGCAKYCNTTIERAECCSGFYGPECKTCTGGFQTPCYGKGTCFDGIHGNGSCHCEEGFKGIACHICSDPNKHGEKCDQGGCLVTLYSALFPIVCTTVDHGP; encoded by the exons atgctgtttattgactatagctcagaattcaacaccatCGTACTCTCCATGCTgttcattaagcttgaggccctaggtctgaaccccaccctgtgcaactgggtcctggacttcctgatgggacgCCCCCAGTTGGTGACG cacgcctccaactcaatcatcgagTTTGCAGaccacacaacagtagtgggcctgattaccaacaatgacgagacagtctacagtgaggag GGCCTGGTGCTGCTGGGCGGGAAACCTCTTCAGATCACTAATATTATGGCATCCAATGGTGTGATCCATATGATTGACGGGCTTCTAGTCCCGCCCTCGATCGTCCCCATCCTGCCTAAGagatgtgatgtcacagagaacaaAATCATCGTG GGTCCATGTGTGAGGTGCAGCTATCTCTATGAGTCCCATTGCCCCAAGGGAAGCATAGAACTG CAAAGTCACATGAAGGATTGTGACTATGAGGCATTTCCTTTCAACCCCACGCTCAATAAAGGTTGTGCTAAATACTGCAACACTACTATTGAG AGAGCAGAGTGCTGCAGTGGGTTCTATGGACCTGAGTGTAAAACGTGTACGGGAGGTTTCCAGACACCCTGTTATGGCAAAGGCACT tgttttgatgGTATCCATGGTAACGGGTCATGTCACTGCGAGGAGGGCTTCAAGGGGATCGCCTGTCACATCTGTTCCGACCCCAACAAACACGGAGAGAAGTGTGACCAGGGTGGGTGTTTAGTTACACTTTatagtgccctattccctatagtgtgtactactgttgaccacggcccatag